The proteins below are encoded in one region of Ornithinimicrobium avium:
- a CDS encoding phosphotransferase enzyme family protein produces the protein MSRHPVGATAYPDLGDDEQAEQLRPVAVAAAAEFGLDVVGLEVVAHAYNTTFEVRTADGGRYALRLNTNSKSSVAEILAQQAWQLAIAAETPVRVPVPAVTRDGQWCTRIGSAALGREVLVTCAAWLEGPDVVEPDPEQARALGRAMAQLHDHARRWVLPDGGEMPVFDDPLFGDEDRLTGAPGLDAEQHEVLRRAGERARDAFARVHRAGPVLALHADLHGGNLKWHEGRLAVFDFDDCGQGTPALDLAVSTFYLRGAGAEPVEAALREGYAEVAPLPDTAPADFEALVASRQLLLGNDLLGSTTAGQRGRAEDYLVTSVDRLRHWLRTGEFTRSLPAV, from the coding sequence GTGAGCAGGCACCCCGTCGGCGCGACGGCATACCCGGACCTCGGCGACGACGAGCAGGCGGAGCAGCTGCGCCCGGTGGCGGTGGCGGCGGCCGCCGAGTTCGGTCTCGACGTGGTGGGCCTGGAGGTCGTCGCCCACGCCTACAACACCACCTTCGAGGTCAGGACGGCCGACGGCGGGCGCTACGCCCTGCGGCTGAACACCAACTCGAAGAGCTCCGTCGCCGAGATCCTGGCCCAGCAGGCCTGGCAGCTGGCCATCGCCGCGGAGACCCCGGTGCGCGTGCCGGTCCCCGCGGTGACGCGGGACGGCCAGTGGTGCACGCGGATCGGTTCGGCGGCACTGGGGCGCGAGGTGCTCGTCACCTGCGCGGCCTGGCTCGAAGGACCCGACGTGGTCGAGCCCGACCCCGAGCAGGCACGTGCGCTCGGCCGGGCGATGGCGCAGCTGCATGATCACGCGCGCCGCTGGGTGCTGCCCGATGGCGGCGAGATGCCGGTCTTCGACGACCCGCTCTTCGGCGACGAGGACCGGCTCACCGGCGCTCCGGGGCTCGACGCCGAGCAGCACGAGGTCCTGCGGCGCGCGGGCGAGCGGGCCCGGGACGCCTTCGCACGGGTGCACCGCGCCGGCCCGGTGCTGGCGCTGCACGCGGACCTGCACGGCGGCAACCTCAAGTGGCACGAGGGCCGCCTCGCGGTCTTCGACTTCGACGACTGCGGGCAGGGCACGCCCGCGCTGGACCTGGCGGTCAGCACCTTCTACCTGCGCGGGGCGGGTGCGGAGCCTGTCGAAGCGGCACTGCGGGAGGGCTACGCCGAGGTCGCGCCGCTGCCCGACACGGCACCGGCGGACTTCGAGGCGCTCGTCGCCTCCCGACAGCTGCTCCTGGGCAACGACCTGCTCGGCAGCACCACCGCCGGGCAGCGTGGGCGGGCGGAGGACTACCTGGTCACGTCGGTGGACCGGCTGCGCCACTGGCTCCGGACCGGGGAGTTCACCCGGTCGTTGCCGGCGGTCTGA
- a CDS encoding MGMT family protein, whose product MSEVEARVREAVRAVPPGAVVTYGDVAAAVGIGPRQAGRLVGRLSEDIPWWRVVHADGSTATCHGGTAGELLVAEGVSFHGARVDLGRHRDAGAPL is encoded by the coding sequence GTGAGCGAGGTCGAGGCGCGGGTGCGCGAGGCCGTGCGGGCGGTGCCGCCCGGGGCCGTGGTCACCTACGGCGACGTCGCGGCGGCCGTGGGGATCGGTCCCCGCCAGGCGGGGCGCCTGGTGGGCCGGCTCTCGGAGGACATCCCCTGGTGGCGGGTCGTCCACGCCGACGGGTCCACGGCCACCTGCCACGGCGGCACGGCCGGGGAGCTGCTGGTGGCCGAGGGCGTCAGCTTCCACGGAGCACGGGTGGACCTGGGCCGGCACCGGGACGCCGGCGCACCGCTGTGA
- a CDS encoding DUF488 domain-containing protein has product MGRSGPLRVYTVGHSTRELDEVVQMLRANGVDLLCDVRSYPSSRKFPQWGQDAIVEELPDDIGYRWLRDLGGRRHTPAGVPSENGGWRVKAFRDYADYMDTDGFDHGLDELLAAAAEHVPAIMCSEAVPWRCHRRLVTDALLVRGVEVCHIMSPTSTREADLTPFAVVTDGRLTYPEPAA; this is encoded by the coding sequence ATGGGACGATCCGGGCCGTTGCGCGTCTACACCGTCGGGCACTCCACGCGAGAGCTGGACGAGGTGGTGCAGATGCTGCGCGCGAACGGTGTCGACCTCCTGTGCGACGTCCGCTCCTACCCCTCCTCGCGGAAGTTCCCGCAGTGGGGCCAGGACGCGATCGTCGAGGAGCTGCCGGACGACATCGGCTACCGGTGGTTGCGCGACCTCGGCGGCAGACGGCATACCCCGGCGGGCGTGCCCAGCGAGAACGGCGGCTGGCGGGTGAAGGCGTTCCGCGACTACGCCGACTACATGGACACCGACGGCTTCGACCACGGGCTGGATGAGCTGCTCGCGGCCGCCGCCGAGCACGTCCCGGCCATCATGTGCAGCGAGGCCGTGCCCTGGCGGTGCCACCGGCGCCTGGTGACCGACGCGCTGCTGGTCCGGGGGGTCGAGGTCTGCCACATCATGTCCCCGACCTCGACCAGGGAGGCCGACCTCACCCCCTTCGCCGTCGTCACGGACGGGCGGCTGACCTACCCGGAGCCGGCGGCGTGA
- the tal gene encoding transaldolase has translation MTDRLSALSSAGVSVWLDDLSRERLTSGSLAELVRTHHVSGVTTNPSIFARAIRGRGAYQAQLRDLAARGADVGESLRAMTTYDVRWACDVLRGVHDATDGVDGRVSIEVDARLARDTAAQVAEARALWWAVDRPNLLIKIPGTLEALPAITACLAEGISINVTLIFSLARYAQVMDAWLDGMEQAHRAGRDLSTLASVASFFVSRVDTAVDPRLDAIGTPQAAALRGRAAIANARLAYEAYEQMLAGARWQALAAAGARPQRPLWASTSTKDPAYPDTRYVDELVAPDVVSTMPQATLLAVADHGRIAEDSVHGSYEESREVLDALSGLGIDYDEVVTTLEDGGIEAFDATWRSLAEELGRTLAGAVPDEEEAAAAL, from the coding sequence GTGACCGACCGCCTGTCTGCACTGAGCTCGGCGGGCGTGTCCGTCTGGCTGGACGACCTCAGTCGGGAGCGTCTGACCAGCGGCAGCCTCGCCGAGCTCGTGCGCACCCACCACGTCAGCGGCGTGACCACGAACCCGTCCATCTTCGCCAGGGCGATCCGCGGTCGCGGTGCCTACCAGGCGCAGCTGCGTGACCTGGCGGCGCGCGGCGCGGACGTCGGGGAGTCGTTGCGGGCCATGACCACGTATGACGTGCGGTGGGCCTGCGACGTGCTCCGGGGTGTCCACGACGCGACGGACGGCGTCGACGGGCGCGTCTCGATCGAGGTGGACGCGCGCCTGGCCCGAGACACGGCGGCCCAGGTCGCCGAGGCCCGGGCGCTGTGGTGGGCGGTGGACCGGCCGAACCTCCTCATCAAGATCCCGGGGACGCTCGAGGCGCTGCCCGCCATCACCGCCTGCCTGGCGGAGGGGATCAGCATCAACGTCACGCTCATCTTCTCGCTGGCCCGCTACGCCCAGGTGATGGACGCCTGGCTGGACGGTATGGAGCAGGCCCACCGGGCCGGCCGCGACCTGTCCACCCTCGCCTCGGTCGCCTCCTTCTTCGTCTCCCGCGTCGACACCGCGGTGGATCCTCGGCTGGACGCGATCGGCACGCCGCAGGCCGCGGCCCTGCGCGGCAGGGCCGCGATCGCCAACGCGCGGCTGGCCTACGAGGCGTACGAGCAGATGCTCGCCGGAGCGCGGTGGCAGGCGCTCGCCGCGGCCGGCGCCCGACCCCAACGCCCGCTGTGGGCGTCCACCTCGACCAAGGACCCGGCCTACCCGGACACCCGCTACGTGGACGAGCTGGTCGCCCCCGACGTGGTCAGCACGATGCCGCAGGCCACGCTGCTGGCGGTCGCCGACCACGGCCGGATCGCCGAGGACTCCGTCCACGGGAGCTACGAGGAGTCACGCGAGGTGCTCGACGCCCTCTCCGGGCTCGGCATCGACTACGACGAGGTGGTCACCACCCTCGAGGACGGCGGGATCGAGGCGTTCGACGCCACCTGGCGGAGCCTGGCCGAGGAGCTGGGGCGCACGTTGGCAGGCGCGGTGCCGGACGAGGAGGAAGCGGCAGCGGCGCTGTGA
- a CDS encoding DoxX family protein has protein sequence MTTTSQKVPVHRDGDAVAQVWARVRQDPTYAAFWLLRVGFVVLPLWMGIDKFFNGLTDWPGYLAPWIVALLPFSAQTAMYVVGVVEIVAGVAVAVKPRYASYVVALWLAGIIVNLLTYSGYYDVALRDFGLLVAALSLALLSRAYDAPLGHRHDPVRSAA, from the coding sequence ATGACCACCACGTCGCAGAAGGTGCCGGTCCACCGGGACGGGGACGCCGTCGCCCAGGTGTGGGCGAGGGTCCGTCAGGACCCGACCTACGCCGCGTTCTGGCTGTTGCGGGTCGGGTTCGTCGTGCTGCCCCTGTGGATGGGCATCGACAAGTTCTTCAACGGCCTGACCGACTGGCCGGGCTACCTCGCGCCGTGGATCGTGGCCCTGCTGCCGTTCTCGGCGCAGACGGCGATGTACGTCGTGGGCGTGGTGGAGATCGTCGCCGGCGTCGCGGTGGCCGTGAAGCCGCGCTACGCCAGCTACGTGGTCGCGCTCTGGCTGGCCGGCATCATCGTCAACCTGCTGACCTACTCGGGCTACTACGACGTCGCCCTGCGTGACTTCGGCCTGCTCGTCGCCGCCCTGTCGCTGGCGCTGCTGTCCCGCGCCTACGACGCGCCCCTGGGCCACCGGCACGACCCGGTCAGGAGCGCGGCGTGA
- a CDS encoding ATP-grasp domain-containing protein, with the protein MVVAAFVAPYLLQATSRFVAAAAAVPGVRLALITHDPASSLPPELRASLAGHWQVSDALDPQQLVDAVRGLQSQVGRVERLVGILEELQVPLAQARDALGLEGMGEEAARNVRDKSRMKTVLRGAGLPCARHQLVTRTEEAERFVAEVGRPLVAKPPDGAGARSTFRLDTDADVRSWLEVARRDPGEVWLLEEFLTGQEHTFDSVTLGGRTLWSSISDYRPPPLDVLRNPWVQWTVLLPRDISGQEYDEIRRLGPRALEVLGVQTAFSHMEWFRRPDGSVAISEVGARPPGAQLAGMIGHAHGVDFFSLYAELVLLDRFTEPQRTHAVGTAYLRGMGRGRVRGVRGLEDIERDLGHLVVDARMPTPGQRASSSYEGEGFITVKHEDTDVVREALDRIVGGVRVELVEEG; encoded by the coding sequence ATGGTGGTCGCAGCCTTCGTCGCCCCCTACCTGCTCCAGGCCACGTCCCGGTTCGTCGCCGCAGCGGCCGCGGTCCCCGGCGTGCGTCTGGCGCTGATCACCCACGACCCGGCCTCCAGCCTGCCGCCAGAGCTCAGGGCCTCCCTCGCCGGACACTGGCAGGTGAGCGACGCGCTCGACCCGCAGCAGCTGGTCGACGCCGTCCGCGGCCTACAGTCGCAGGTCGGCCGGGTCGAGCGCCTGGTCGGGATCCTCGAGGAGCTCCAGGTGCCTCTCGCCCAGGCCCGCGACGCCCTGGGCCTGGAGGGCATGGGCGAGGAGGCGGCGCGCAACGTGCGCGACAAGTCCCGGATGAAGACCGTGCTGCGGGGCGCCGGCCTGCCGTGCGCCCGCCACCAGCTGGTCACCCGGACCGAGGAGGCCGAGCGCTTCGTCGCGGAGGTGGGGCGGCCACTCGTGGCCAAGCCGCCGGACGGCGCGGGCGCACGCTCCACCTTCCGGCTCGACACGGACGCGGACGTCCGCTCCTGGCTCGAGGTCGCCCGGCGCGACCCTGGCGAGGTGTGGCTGCTCGAGGAGTTCCTCACCGGGCAGGAGCACACCTTCGACAGCGTCACGCTGGGGGGTCGCACCCTGTGGTCCTCGATCTCCGACTACCGCCCTCCGCCGCTCGACGTGCTGCGCAACCCGTGGGTCCAGTGGACGGTCCTGCTCCCCCGGGACATCTCGGGCCAGGAGTACGACGAGATCCGCCGCCTGGGCCCCCGCGCCCTCGAGGTGCTCGGCGTGCAGACCGCGTTCAGCCACATGGAGTGGTTCCGCCGCCCCGACGGCTCGGTCGCGATCTCCGAGGTCGGGGCCCGGCCGCCGGGCGCCCAGCTGGCCGGGATGATCGGCCACGCCCACGGGGTCGACTTCTTCTCCCTGTATGCCGAGCTCGTCCTCCTCGACCGGTTCACCGAGCCGCAGCGCACGCACGCGGTGGGCACCGCCTACCTGCGGGGCATGGGGCGCGGTCGGGTCCGCGGGGTGCGCGGCCTGGAGGACATCGAGCGCGACCTGGGGCACCTGGTCGTCGACGCCCGCATGCCCACGCCCGGCCAGCGCGCGTCCAGCTCCTACGAGGGCGAGGGGTTCATCACCGTCAAGCACGAGGACACCGACGTGGTCCGGGAGGCTCTGGACCGCATCGTCGGCGGCGTCCGGGTCGAGCTGGTCGAGGAAGGCTGA
- a CDS encoding ATP-grasp domain-containing protein: MRVVMISPGFPVEQSYFTRALAQAGAEVVGVGDQPEHVLPPEARANLVHYQQAPLGRADEVLDALVDLGRRARIDRVECLWEPYVLLAAMARERLGLPGMTVDQALLFRDKELMKQRLDEAGIRTPRHASATTAAEVWAAAERIGYPLIVKPIAGAGSADTYRVDSAEDLAELLPMLLHVRKLSVEEFINGDEEYTYDTVCADGEVLFENISWYRPRPLIGRSVEWISPQTVALRDIDAPHLQDGREMGRQVLQALEFDTGFTHMEWFRTPGGETVFGEIGARPPGARSVDIMNFSTDGDLFRAWAEAVTRGTTAALTKQYNALTLFKRARGLGRITRIEGLEQLVRDYREHLCVVDLLPVGARRRDWRATLLSDGMVIARHPDLDQLTAMADRIGHDLQIYAS, encoded by the coding sequence GTGCGCGTGGTGATGATCTCGCCCGGGTTCCCGGTGGAGCAGTCCTACTTCACCCGGGCGCTGGCCCAGGCCGGGGCGGAGGTCGTCGGCGTCGGCGACCAGCCGGAGCACGTGCTGCCGCCGGAGGCTCGCGCCAACCTGGTCCACTACCAGCAGGCGCCGCTGGGGCGGGCCGACGAGGTGCTCGACGCGCTCGTCGACCTGGGCCGACGCGCCCGGATCGACCGGGTCGAGTGCCTGTGGGAGCCTTACGTGCTGCTCGCGGCGATGGCTCGCGAACGGCTGGGCCTGCCCGGCATGACCGTGGACCAGGCCCTGCTCTTCCGGGACAAGGAGCTGATGAAGCAGCGCCTGGACGAGGCCGGGATCCGCACGCCCCGGCACGCCTCGGCGACGACGGCCGCCGAGGTGTGGGCCGCCGCGGAGCGCATCGGCTACCCGCTCATCGTCAAGCCGATCGCGGGCGCCGGCTCGGCGGACACCTACCGGGTCGACTCCGCCGAGGACCTCGCCGAGCTGCTGCCGATGCTGCTGCACGTGCGCAAGCTGTCGGTCGAGGAGTTCATCAACGGCGACGAGGAGTACACCTACGACACCGTGTGCGCGGACGGCGAGGTGCTCTTCGAGAACATCAGCTGGTACCGCCCGCGCCCGCTCATCGGCCGCTCGGTGGAGTGGATCAGCCCCCAGACCGTGGCCCTGCGCGACATCGACGCCCCGCACCTGCAGGACGGTCGGGAGATGGGCAGGCAGGTCCTGCAGGCCCTCGAGTTCGACACCGGCTTCACGCACATGGAGTGGTTCCGCACGCCCGGCGGCGAGACGGTCTTCGGCGAGATCGGCGCCCGTCCGCCGGGGGCCAGGTCGGTGGACATCATGAACTTCTCCACCGACGGAGACCTCTTCCGGGCCTGGGCCGAGGCGGTGACCCGCGGGACGACGGCAGCCCTGACCAAGCAGTACAACGCGCTGACCCTCTTCAAGCGGGCGCGCGGGCTGGGGCGGATCACCCGGATCGAGGGCCTGGAGCAGCTGGTCCGGGACTACCGCGAGCACCTGTGCGTCGTCGACCTGCTCCCCGTCGGGGCGCGCCGCCGCGACTGGCGGGCCACGCTCCTCTCCGACGGCATGGTCATCGCGCGGCACCCGGACCTGGACCAGCTGACCGCCATGGCCGACCGGATCGGCCACGACCTGCAGATCTACGCGAGCTGA
- a CDS encoding VOC family protein, with amino-acid sequence MSEHDVRMILLSTEDLDASIRFYTQTLGMALKFRDGSHFAAVDGGSVTIALATAIDHPLPGKVVVGVKTDDVDGAARAAEAAGGAVVKEPYDDAHERRAVVYDDQGNGLVFYRPLQR; translated from the coding sequence GTGAGCGAGCACGACGTGCGGATGATCCTGCTGAGCACCGAGGACCTGGACGCCTCGATCCGCTTCTACACCCAGACCCTCGGGATGGCCCTGAAGTTCCGCGACGGGTCCCACTTCGCCGCGGTCGACGGCGGCTCGGTGACGATCGCCCTGGCCACCGCGATCGACCACCCGCTGCCGGGCAAGGTCGTCGTCGGCGTGAAGACCGACGACGTGGACGGGGCGGCCCGTGCGGCGGAGGCTGCCGGCGGGGCCGTCGTCAAGGAGCCCTACGACGACGCGCACGAGCGCCGCGCCGTGGTCTACGACGACCAGGGCAACGGCCTGGTCTTCTACCGGCCGCTGCAGCGCTGA
- a CDS encoding MmgE/PrpD family protein: MNPTTSPTEVVRLARFVADARFEDISPEALEQLKIRVLDTLGVAIGALDAEPVVAVRGLLDDLGGAPSATMIGGGRTSPDRAAFWTSALSRYLDFMDSYLAPGETCHPSDNLGAVLAASESVDGTGAELLTALAVAYQVHSRLSDEAPVRAAGFDHTTQGAYAAAASAAKALRLPVEQIANAVAISGTANNALRVTRTGNLSHWKGLAYPQVSKEGTFAALLASRGITGPEQVFEGNKGFKESIAGDFTIDWAAEDLERVRRSIIKKHNAEIHSQSALDAAQAVRAEDGFSPLGVSGVRLRTFDVAYSIIGGGEEGDKRTVRTKEEADHSLPWMLAVVLLDGELGPAQYHHERIIAEDVQDLMTRITIVPDAGFSARFPEAMPADLEVTMTDGTVFRASTDSYEGFHTDPLSWDGARAKFDLLAAPFATPQLREEIAQLVQDLEHRTVAELADALARVSPTRATATLASPAPTSAA; this comes from the coding sequence ATGAACCCCACCACCTCCCCCACCGAGGTCGTCCGGCTCGCGCGGTTCGTCGCCGACGCCCGCTTCGAGGACATCAGCCCCGAGGCGCTCGAGCAGCTGAAGATCCGCGTGCTCGACACCCTCGGCGTAGCCATCGGCGCGCTCGACGCCGAGCCGGTCGTCGCCGTCCGCGGTCTGCTCGACGACCTGGGCGGCGCCCCCTCTGCCACCATGATCGGCGGCGGGCGCACCTCCCCCGACCGGGCCGCGTTCTGGACCAGCGCCCTGTCGCGCTACCTCGACTTCATGGACTCCTACCTCGCCCCCGGCGAGACGTGCCACCCCTCGGACAACCTCGGCGCGGTGCTCGCGGCGAGCGAGTCGGTCGACGGCACCGGGGCCGAGCTGCTCACCGCGCTGGCGGTGGCCTACCAGGTGCACTCGCGCCTCTCCGACGAGGCACCGGTCCGCGCCGCCGGCTTCGACCACACCACGCAGGGCGCGTATGCCGCAGCCGCCTCCGCGGCCAAGGCCCTGCGCCTGCCGGTCGAGCAGATCGCCAACGCCGTCGCGATCAGCGGCACCGCCAACAACGCGCTGCGCGTGACCCGCACCGGCAACCTCAGCCACTGGAAGGGCCTGGCCTACCCCCAGGTCTCCAAGGAGGGCACCTTCGCCGCCCTGCTCGCCTCGCGCGGGATCACGGGGCCTGAGCAGGTCTTCGAGGGCAACAAGGGCTTCAAGGAGTCGATCGCCGGCGACTTCACCATCGACTGGGCCGCCGAGGACCTGGAGCGCGTGCGCCGCTCGATCATCAAGAAGCACAATGCCGAGATCCACTCCCAGTCCGCCCTGGACGCCGCCCAGGCGGTCCGGGCCGAGGACGGCTTCAGCCCGCTGGGCGTCAGCGGGGTGCGGCTGCGCACCTTCGACGTCGCCTACTCGATCATCGGCGGCGGCGAGGAGGGCGACAAGCGCACCGTCCGCACCAAGGAGGAGGCGGACCACTCCCTGCCGTGGATGCTGGCAGTCGTCCTCCTCGACGGCGAGCTGGGCCCGGCCCAGTACCACCACGAGCGGATCATCGCCGAGGACGTGCAGGACCTGATGACCAGGATCACGATCGTGCCGGACGCGGGCTTCTCCGCCCGCTTCCCCGAGGCGATGCCGGCCGACCTGGAGGTCACCATGACCGACGGGACGGTCTTCCGCGCCTCGACCGACTCCTACGAGGGCTTCCACACCGACCCGCTGAGCTGGGACGGCGCCCGCGCCAAGTTCGACCTGCTCGCCGCGCCGTTCGCCACGCCGCAGCTGCGCGAGGAGATCGCCCAGCTCGTCCAGGACCTCGAGCACCGCACGGTCGCCGAGCTCGCCGACGCGCTCGCCCGCGTCAGCCCCACCCGCGCGACGGCCACCCTCGCGTCCCCGGCGCCGACGTCCGCGGCGTGA
- a CDS encoding phosphosulfolactate synthase, whose product MSNQIPFDVSFNFVPRAARPTKPRSHGITEIRAPYYDTFGTRHLQDVMDVAGQWVDGIKWAGGSFALVPAEQVRAFSDIAHENDAYVSSGGWIETVLRYGDDAVDAYLKEAKEVGFDVIEISTGFIMLPTSGLQRLVEKVVRAGLKAKPELGIQIGSGGDSSEAELAAEGAKDVGDLIDRGRKALEAGAEIIMIESEGITENVTRWNTGVAATIMNGLGMENVMFEAADGPVFEWYVKNYGNEVNLFVDHSQILQLEGLRQNIWGNKSTWGRVINPA is encoded by the coding sequence ATGAGCAACCAGATCCCCTTCGACGTGAGCTTCAACTTCGTGCCCCGCGCCGCGCGCCCGACCAAGCCGCGCAGCCACGGCATCACCGAGATCCGCGCGCCCTACTACGACACGTTCGGCACCCGGCACCTGCAGGACGTCATGGACGTGGCCGGCCAGTGGGTCGACGGCATCAAGTGGGCGGGCGGGTCGTTCGCGCTCGTGCCGGCCGAGCAGGTCCGCGCGTTCAGCGACATCGCCCACGAGAACGACGCCTACGTCTCCTCGGGCGGCTGGATCGAGACCGTGCTGCGCTACGGCGACGACGCGGTCGACGCCTACCTCAAGGAGGCCAAGGAGGTCGGCTTCGACGTCATCGAGATCTCGACCGGCTTCATCATGCTGCCCACCTCCGGCCTGCAGCGCCTGGTCGAGAAGGTCGTCAGGGCCGGCCTGAAGGCCAAGCCCGAGCTGGGCATCCAGATCGGCTCCGGCGGCGACTCCTCCGAGGCCGAGCTGGCCGCCGAGGGCGCCAAGGACGTCGGCGACCTCATCGACCGCGGCAGGAAGGCCCTGGAGGCCGGCGCCGAGATCATCATGATCGAGTCCGAGGGCATCACCGAGAACGTCACCCGCTGGAACACCGGCGTCGCCGCGACGATCATGAACGGGCTAGGGATGGAGAACGTCATGTTCGAGGCGGCCGACGGGCCCGTCTTCGAGTGGTACGTGAAGAACTACGGCAACGAGGTCAACCTCTTCGTCGACCACAGCCAGATCCTGCAGCTCGAAGGCCTGCGGCAGAACATCTGGGGCAACAAGTCGACGTGGGGACGGGTGATCAACCCGGCCTGA
- a CDS encoding 6-phosphofructokinase encodes MRIGILTGGGDVPGLNPCIKAVVNRVHEEGHQVTGIRRGWGGLLGTNPEDPESLAANMLELDPAVVRTVDRSGGTFLHSSRTNPGKVRTSEVPDFLAGSVSGEGPHDLTPHVLKVIEAAGIDVLIPIGGDDTLSYGLRMHREGVPTIAIPKTMDNDVNGTDYCIGFSTAVTRGVQFMHNLRTSTGSHERIAVVELFGRYSGETSLITAYLSGADRALIPEVPFDVDRVSELLLADKAKNPSNYSMVTISEGATIAGGDMMLSGEEDAYGHRKLGGIGQLTGELIKERTGEEIVYQQVGYLMRSGSPDSLDLMVATNYAVMAADLALDGSTGRMVALRNGSYSSVPISVTGEGVKGVDVEELYDAPHYRPKVRHVRGKPMFLY; translated from the coding sequence GTGCGCATCGGCATCCTCACCGGCGGCGGCGACGTCCCCGGGCTGAACCCGTGCATCAAGGCCGTGGTCAACCGGGTCCACGAGGAGGGCCACCAGGTCACCGGCATCCGGCGCGGCTGGGGCGGGCTGCTCGGCACGAACCCCGAGGACCCGGAGTCGCTGGCGGCGAACATGCTCGAGCTCGACCCGGCCGTCGTCCGCACCGTCGACCGCAGCGGCGGCACCTTCCTGCACAGCTCGCGCACCAACCCCGGCAAGGTCCGCACCTCCGAGGTCCCGGACTTCCTCGCCGGCAGCGTCAGCGGCGAGGGCCCCCACGACCTCACGCCGCACGTGCTCAAGGTCATCGAGGCGGCCGGCATCGACGTGCTCATCCCGATCGGCGGGGACGACACCTTGTCCTACGGGCTGCGGATGCACCGCGAGGGCGTGCCCACGATCGCGATCCCCAAGACGATGGACAACGACGTCAACGGGACCGACTACTGCATCGGCTTCTCCACCGCGGTCACCCGCGGCGTGCAGTTCATGCACAACCTGCGCACCTCCACCGGCTCGCACGAGCGGATCGCCGTCGTCGAGCTCTTCGGCCGCTACTCCGGGGAGACCTCGCTCATCACGGCATACCTCTCCGGCGCGGACCGGGCGCTGATCCCCGAGGTGCCCTTCGACGTCGACCGGGTCAGCGAGCTGCTGCTGGCGGACAAGGCGAAGAACCCCTCCAACTACTCGATGGTGACGATCTCCGAGGGCGCCACGATCGCCGGCGGGGACATGATGCTCTCCGGCGAGGAGGACGCCTACGGCCACCGCAAGCTCGGCGGCATCGGCCAGCTCACCGGCGAGCTGATCAAGGAGCGCACCGGTGAGGAGATCGTCTACCAGCAGGTCGGCTACCTGATGCGCTCGGGCAGCCCCGACTCCCTCGACCTGATGGTCGCCACCAACTACGCGGTGATGGCCGCCGACCTGGCCCTCGACGGGTCCACCGGGCGGATGGTGGCGCTGCGCAACGGCAGCTACTCCAGCGTGCCGATCTCGGTGACCGGCGAGGGCGTGAAGGGCGTCGACGTCGAGGAGCTCTACGACGCGCCCCACTACCGGCCCAAGGTGCGGCACGTGCGCGGCAAGCCGATGTTCCTCTACTGA